From the genome of Solanum dulcamara chromosome 12, daSolDulc1.2, whole genome shotgun sequence:
ACTCAGTACTTGAAGTAACACCGGCTAATTATCTCAACTGCAACACAACAAGCCCAATTTCTAAATTTGAAAATGGAGAGACAGTTTACAAAATTAGCCATTCTGGCTTCTTCTATTTCATAAGTGGCCAGAAAAATAATTGCAAATTTGGCCAGAGAATCATTCTTCGTGTAATGCATCCGTCTGAAATTTCATCACCAGCGTCTGCACCGGATATTTCACCGGCGCCGGGTGTTGGTGGTGGTGACGATGGCGGAGATGGATGGGGTTCAGACTTTTTGGGCCCACAGGTGATTAATTCTACCACGGCACTGTCAGTTTTTTCGTATTTTGTTACTGTTCTTGGGGGTGTTATggtctttctttattttctcaTGTAGGAATTTATATATTCTTCTTcgtgttttaaatatatttgtatgttttttttttaaagttcgATTTAGTTGTAATTTCTCTATTtgattgaaattttattgacATTGTAGTAAGTTTGAATTCGTTATATATTATGTTGTTACCTTAAATTATGTGCATATTTGGTATATAATTTTGTTTAACCATCAAATCTAGGTAAATTTAAGGAGTATAAGTTATACATAACattaatgtaaaaaaaaattgtatacaACTAGGTCGTCATCATGTGTTGAAACGTAAGTTGTTTTATTTTAAAGAGTTCAAATCATACATCTTACTAAATACTTGTACGTAAATATTACTTGAATGACTTGATAGTgcaaacaaaatatttatattaaccGGGTATTATATGTATTTAGCTATTTCTAATAAGAAATGTAATACTAATCTGTGTAAGAGTAAAAGGTGTGCTATAACTCGTAAATAGACAAATTTAAAACCACAAAATTTAATACCACAAAatttaaaagtctttctttatttcttaaatttcatgccTTGTTAAACTAAACGCCGGATAAACTAAAGCATGACATGGCCATGAGAAACCGTTCAACCTTCCACTTGAAATCGCAATAAAGATAACAATGTACAAAGTACAAAAATttgtatacacaatacttccaCCCCAAAGAAGACTAAATACTCAACAAACCCGAAAATCCGACCGACCCGACTACAGATTTTACCtcagtaaaaaaaataacagtAGAAATCAACATAAAAAGGCAGGTGAAGGCTTCAACTCTATAGTACTTTTTGTCTATCCATGAATAATTTGTACAAACTTCAACATTCCACCAGGCGTAATCGTGTGT
Proteins encoded in this window:
- the LOC129876432 gene encoding early nodulin-like protein 3, whose amino-acid sequence is MAINFEVSLYRFNVFILSLIVTFMFIANIFVSSFQFRVGGEMGWIKPIGNESETYNEWAARNRFHVGDTLYFKYKGDSVLEVTPANYLNCNTTSPISKFENGETVYKISHSGFFYFISGQKNNCKFGQRIILRVMHPSEISSPASAPDISPAPGVGGGDDGGDGWGSDFLGPQVINSTTALSVFSYFVTVLGGVMVFLYFLM